The following nucleotide sequence is from Sphaeramia orbicularis chromosome 24, fSphaOr1.1, whole genome shotgun sequence.
ataattttacttttttcactgttattattttactggcccggcccactggagatcaatatgggctgaatatggcccctgaactaaaatgagtttgacacccctggattaactGATTAAACttttctttggatggtgggaggaagctggagtacccggagagaacccacgcagacttgggaagaacatgcaaactccacacagaaaggtcccaccctggtggtgttggaatcaaacccaagaACCCACGAGTgcaatccactgcaccaccgtgtcgccctaaaggtgaaaaaaaaagatcactgataaaatcaataaatgtgattttatcagaaaaagtgattttttttcagcaaaatataacattaactgatcataaaagcaaacatctgcaaccactgtcatttatcaaactacattttgctgaagatgatggtgtttccatcttcactatggagcctctgaaggtccaaatggatcacatatgtcaccatgaaaagctgagaaactgcaattGACCTCAACTATTtcattgtattgataggattagtggttctaaagttattaaacattttagaccagccGATGCTTTTAGTCACTGGTGACTATTTAGGTCTCTGAGCTTAAACTGTAGTCATTGTAAAGATCATCAGAATGAAATTAAATAACTTTCCTCAGATTTAATTGTTGTagtttgttgttttccttgtatATGACCGTAATGGTTTTAACTTATTGAGTCCACAAATTacagtttaaccctcaaagatccaaACAGTCACCATCagagaccaaaaacatctactgatctaaacattttaataccttttgtagtggctttacctttagccactactatggtgtggaagggttcaacccaggggtgtcaaactcattttagttcaggggccacattcagctaaatttgatctgaagtgggccaaaccagtaaaataataacataataatatgtaaataatgtcaactccaaacttttctcaatgttttacagtgaaaaaagtaaaattacattatgaaaatgtttgcatctacaaactatcctttcaaacaatgtgaataacatgaacaaactgaaaaaaaaataataataataacattattgTGCtatagtttatcattttcacatgtacattataacttactgatcacagtggatttacagatacacaaaatatttagtaaaaggtggaattttattaaaattgcacttctcttgagacatttcaggttgtatttacatttacaaagagaaaaatttgagttgtgagtatttatacgttattatgagattgaattaggctgaatgtggaacctgcactaaaatgattgctaatatcttagtgtaatttttgcatttcacaaattcatcccaggggccggactggacccttcggcgggctggatttggcccccgggccgcatgtttgacacctggggttCAACCTGTTATATTTTTGACGCATGCATGAATTAATGTCCGgatggttttctttgtctttggatatgCCAACCCATTTATTCACTGATATCAAGTCCAAGTGTTCATTATAGGTCACAATTGTTGTTCTATATAATttctataaataaacaaaataggctgcTTAActtaaaaaacatggaaaatgccgACCAACTTAATTTACGCTGTGTCTCACAGtcagaaaattgtttggggctgtcctcacacacaccgcccacctcacacagcaggtatatgtaaCCTTGCAACACCCATGATGAATTGCACATGTGGTGATCATCAAAggcacacccactaaacaattattaaattaaggtcaaaacaaaaaaaagaggaataaatgaacaaaaatgtattctGGCTCCAACAATTTTtaaccattaaacctatcaatacgttgaaaaagaaaaaaaaacctggtttctcagcttttcatcatcatcagatatgacccatttggatgttcagaggctctacaataaacaaagaaacaaaatcatcttctgcaacactgattcactaataaaactcatgtagtctgacaaataaCAGTAGTTGTAGGCAGTggatttttgttcagttaatgatatgttttgttgaaatagtcacttttgcttcagttttctctgtttttatataataacttttCATTTTACCCAAAATGTTtgtgaatatttacatgatcagtaaattaaatataggaaaataccagattttcactgaaaaataataaaatgataaataaatcacttaggaaaggttaggcTACACATCGAGAAAAATTAACTTAGAAGGCACCACAACAGGTCTAGGTGTTTAACAGTTTAGATTTAACTACTCTAGATACACTGTTTGGAGTTCAATCTATAGCAAAAATAgagatatttttatttatgtatgcatTTCTTAGTCTGAATCTTTACAATCTTTGACAACTTTTGGAGTAGGGTTACtattgcaacaacacatcatcagtagaGTAAAACTAACCTATCTCACGACGGTCTAAACTCAGCTCACGTTCCCTTTCTagaagatcatcatatgtttgtagcatcactgtcCTGTGAAATTCATATGTCCGCCAGTTTGTGACAGGATGATTTCCACTGAATTCAAGAGGCTTTTAACAGACTTTATTTAATTAAAGATGGAAGGGTAACTAAATCTGTCAAACAGGGAGTGAAAAGTACAATGTAAGTATgaatctatagaaagtgaaaacACAAAAGTAAGTACCTCATATTGGCTGTTTGTAAAAGTTTTTAGTGATATTCTGCCATCTGACAGAGCAGCTTTAATGTAGCTTTGGAGTCAATACAGCAGTACTCTGAATTACTTTTACTTTTCACTCAGTCATAACACATATGAAGGCTATTAAAAGCAGAACTCGGAGTATTTTCACAATGTGCTGTTAGCGCTTTGAGTAAAGTATTCGGATACTTCCTCCACTTCTTAGCAGAAGACAGTAGATTGTTTCAGGAAGTTTCAAGTAATGGCAAAACCAGTCATGCTGGCTAATAAACCTGAAACAGTCAGCCTATATCATGGCTGCAGTCAGAGTGAGAGTGCGGACTGACTGGTTGGACTGGGGGCTGCATGTCTGCGACCTCTTTTACCCCCCATCTCTTGTTTGTCATTTCCATTACTGAACAGAGGAATGGAGCTGCTGATGCTGTGACGCACTAGTCCAAACCAGATGGGGTGTAGGACGTTGTGAAATGAGAGGTGAAGGGAAATTCCCCCACTGAGCAGCTGTGAGATTGATAAACCAGGGGGAAACGTCTTCACAGTCAAACCCAGTTCTCAGTTGAATCAGAACAGTGGTCTGAATTAGTCTACGATACGGAGGCTttttaaaaaattgcattttttttttttttttcatgaaactgAGTTGAAGGAGTAAAGGAAcaacaggaaagaaaaaagaattgaATTTTTGCAGACGATTTGCAGAAGACACCTCAGTAAAAACATGCTGACCTGGTGGAGTCAAGgccttttcttttttaacccataacgacccgaacagccaccggcaactaaaagcatttactgatctaaactgtttaatacctgttgatccacttatcctgtcaatacatgtaaataattgaggtaaaatgcagtttctcagccttaaatcataatcagatatgacccatttggacgttcagaggctccgtagtgaacatggaaacactgtcatcttctaaacccatggagttggatcaatgacagtggatggagatacttgtttttacattcagttattgatatctctgttcttttctgtttctgatataacaacttttgaatttactccaagtttcatgaacatctagctacatgatcagtgaattaaatgtaggaaaatacatgatttacattgacaaatgcaaaatacagaggataatattatcacaaatggtgttaaatcacttaaaatgattaaatatagaggaaaattcatttgggaactgccacaaaagtagcactgggtctctatgggttaaatctgTCTCTATTAAAATTTCCACCAACAATGCTCTTTTACAGAAAGAAGAAAGAGAGAATCAGTGTTTTTCCAGGGCCAGTACATAAGGGAACCTGTACTTGAGAAATGAAACAGATATATGATGTTTATAAAAACTACACGTGCATTtctgtctctgtattaagatacaatctgggtATATGTGatgtacagcattaaaaaataaaaagtttcagggaaaaaaacatcTTCTATGAATCAAAGTGGTAGGTATTTACTGTGACTTCCCATTCTACTTACaatgcctttaacccttttgttcagacaatatgggatttattgcattcattttttattttcatttcaacacgtcagatatttctaattgtttgtactgcttcttgtcatggggtcaggggtcacactaaatagtgattttaacctttacaccccattaaaaaaaaaagtactctgaCACCTTTTAAGCCTGTTAAACAGTTGCCCTGCGCAGCCGCAGtcccatctgtgttgccatggtaatgctacgcaACGCttgtaaccagaagaacatcagctaaaagctaaaaaaaactaCTTTCCTGAAAATAGAACACGACTTAGACAACAAACACTTATATggacaaatatctaaaacaagctaacagttcGAGACCAGCCATGTTGTGAATAATTTAGCAAAACAAACCAATGTGACAAACTTCAcggcgctaagctaacactaacatATTCAACAGCAGAAGTATATTTATCCCTTAAGGcaaagcaaaaataaaggtcataTTGTGAAGAAATGATAATGAATGTTGTCTTACCTTTAATATTTTCTGATAATTACTTGGTTTTATAGAAATGAAGCGTCTAGCTACTTTAAGCTAATccgttgttttgtgttacattaaaaTAATTCCCACTAGAAACGAATGGCCCAGAGTTTAACAATTGTAAATTTTACACAATCACAaatatcatatattatattatattatattatcatgagtgctgtgtttgtgtgttgtgacTTGCAACAGATAgccacaaacaaatgcaaattttttttttttttatttttattttttttttattgctaacatgaaaaaaaaagaaaaaaaaaatcaaaactaaattcttgagagtttcatcatgtcatgtcctggatgtgtttcattatcttgctgaaacatcaaGTTTTGACCTAAATAGAACAGTGCACATGCaaaagggagcatgtgggtttggagaatggcacaatacttggcagagttcagtgacttatatcacaaatgtatggggtgtccaaaaacttttctcCACCACtgcattttatgtattttctgtgtaaaagttaaatatttcaactctgcaaaatgacaaaactaaatgtggcctcagacttttgcacagtactgtacatttgTAATAAAGATGTCAGTGTCagaaaaacaccaacaaaaaactaaacttaaaGATGCAGTAGTTAATATTTGCATGTGTGACTATATATAGTTTGTTAAAATCTGTGTTGCATTTCTTGATGTTTGCTAATTTCATTTCTGAGATAACGGTATCTAGTGCTGTGCAACACCGATACTGCAGAAGATGCAGAAAGTTATTGTACAAGCTGTTATCACTGCTTGTGCTATGATGCATTTAAACATTACAGGGATTTCACAGACACAGAAGCTGAGCTATTCTGGGCACCACCGAagcaaaaatactgttaaatccaAGTGGAGAGTATCAAAGCTAAATGATGTTTTGCAGATCTAATGGTTGGTTCCCAGTGGATGTCTAATTGTACCTTCAAACTTTGGGAAAACCCTGGATCTCCATCATTGCCTCAGCCCTGTGAAAACCACATGCTACACTTGATCTGAAaccatcaaaactgttcaatagTCTCTTCTGTTTTGTCATTTCCAGTCAGATGACTACATGTCTATAAATGCACTGACCAAACCTGTTAATCATTTTACTTTTAGTCTCACTTTTAGATTTAGGTCTTGTATAAAtcctttttaaatgtatttatatatgggTTTATTGGTATtgctttcatttgtttatttttggtttagatattttattttctaatgaaatgtaaattaaataaatggtgTTTAGTGAATTTATGTGGATGAGAAACAGTTGTATAATAATTTTAATAACTATGTTTGCCCCTATTTCCACAGTTTCTATGGATTTAATCGTTTCTTCTTCCTTTCTATGCAGTGTTTCCTATAATCCCACATAAAAAATGCTGCAACAGTATAGAACATGCAAATTAAAACAGATTGTGGTAATATTATAATGTACTTTGACTCATATTTCATCATAGACAGTATGAACAGTGTTTCATGTTTTCTCAAGTTTTATTTGTAAATATACCCCCAAACCCATgaaatttttaaaagttttttcttTAATGTTCTGCAGCCGGAATGTGATAAATGAGTGTTTATTCTAACTAAATGAAGTCAGACCAGAAAAACCATGAAATGTGTTGTATTCATACTGTCCACAGTAAAATTCAAGTCAAAGCATATTTTCATATCACTGCTTTCTTGTCTTAATTTGCATTTTCACTCTAAAGCTGTAATTTATGTGAGTTAAATCAAACCTCTTCACTTCACAGttttatgttaatttaatgtgttttattattaatCCAGTTACCAGAGGAAATATTAGAATAATAAAAACAAGTCACCAAGTACACTGCATTTCCTTTGTATGCATTCTGTtctccccccaaaaaaacactgtCAACGTCATCCATTTAGTCTTTACCAAACATTCACATTGAACAGTGAAAACACGTAAGTGTTTTTACAAAAAGTACACAACAGACAAGCTGGAAATGAACAATAATTCAAAGTTATATTTACATGAATTTAGAGTGATCTTCAAACATTTAGTAAAATCTGTTGTTGTTAAGCCAACAAAAAATGTGTGAACCCACAGCAGCATCTGGTTCAGCCATGTTGGAGCAAAATTATACAATTTGTAAAAACAACGTAAAGAGTTGTTTACCACCCGCTAGATGGTAGTATCTGGAGCTTGTTAATATATTTTAAATTAAACATTAATATATGCACCGTGTGTTCAGGCTATGTTTACAGCTTTACAAGGTAAAAGCCCACATTAAGACACATCAAGGCCCCTGCGCTCCAACATGGAGGAGTGTGAGATAAGCAACTGAATAACAAACAATGAAACGGAAAGTGTATTTACCAAGGTGACTGAATATTTGAGATAAAGCCAAGTATGGGGCAATGTCATAAAGTAACaggtatgaataataataataataataatgctaattcatacagtcaaaatacattttctgggTCACAGTAAATGGCTGCACAAGCCACATATGGTGCTTTGAGGAAATAAACTACTGTAAAACTGTGAGGAGGCAGTTTGTAGTTTGGGACTCAGACAATCGTACAGGCACTCGAAACTTCTGTGACTGGTGACCAGACAAATCACATGGACCCCTTGGGGGCATCTTGGTGTAAGAGTCAAAACTGTAGAATCCCTTTCTGTACCGttcctaaaatgaaaaaaacatggaaataaacagtaaaaaagaaaaactttaacaAATACACACCACAAAAAAAGCACCACAGAAAACGTGGTCTCAGTTCCCAGTTTGGTGGCACTTGTCAGTGCTACACCTTTTGTGCTAGTGGCTGCGCTGACCGCCGGCCTGCCTTCATGCGACTACGTGCATACACCCGTAGGAAAAGTgccaagaaaactatggaaataCCGAAGCCACCCACCAGGGTGATGGCATGACCATAAAGGAAACAAGACAGCAGGATGGCAATGGCCTGCCGCAGGGTCATGATGATGGTGAAGACGGCAGCACCAAACTGGTTAATGGTGTAAAAAATGAAGAGCTGGCCACATGCCGAACACACAGACAGCAACACGGCATGTAAGGCGAACTCTGAATGTCGTGTCATGAAGGCCAGTGAGTCGAAGAAGGCACCCTGCTCCAGCAGCGAGCCGACCGTAAACAGGCAGGAGAACAGATTCACCCCAAACATCATCTGCACTGACGACATCTTGTACTTGAACAGGTTGTCCTGCCAGTTGGAGGTGAAGCTGTCAAACACAATGTAGCCGATGAGGATGATGATCCCACTGAAGGTGGTGACGGTGGACGGGTGTTTTCCCGTCGTGCTGGACAGCAGGAACATGCTGACGCCCACCGAGATCAGAACAGCAGTTAAATACTCCCAGTATTCATAGCTCTTTCTAGAAACGATCTTTCCCATGAGCATGACAGGGATAACTTTAGAGGCTTTAGCCAGGACTTGAGTGGGGAAGCTGATGTACTTGAGGGCTTCGTACTGACACCAGCTGCTCAGGATGTTGGACAGTGATGCAAAAGAGTATTTGTACATTGGTGCTCCATGACGTGGCTGCTTGAACATGACACACCAGAGACCTGACACGGTCAGAGCCAAGATACGATTCATGAAGACCAAGAACTGCGAGTCCTTGAatctctccccttcttcttcaGCTGATGTGCCATAAGAACGCGTCATCACCCGCTCCTGTAGGACTCCCCATGTCAGGTACGACACCTGTGAAGAAACATGTCTTTAGCTTTTTACCAGTAGATTCTAAGATGTGAATGTGTGTCTTACATGTGAGCTCTTTCTGGTGAGTAATTAGTAGCTAGGAATGTCAAAGTCACTGTACACGTAATTACGTTAAGTATTATTATTCAGggtctgtgtttcaatggaaaaaggtcatgagtCTGATGACCCTGTTCCACAGTGATGGACTCATCAGGgggagaagagaggcagatgaagtgatcacccatcatgcctagtgtctacagtacaggCCTGTGGGGGCACTGTTATGATCTGGGATGGCTTCAGttggtcagatttaggatcagcgatgttatgtgtccaaaaaattagGTCAGCTGAttacctgaataaactgaatgaccaaGTCTGAACGTCAGTGGATTTGTTTGTTCGCTGATgtcacagacatattccaagatgacaataacAGGATTCATCAGTGTCAGATTGTGGAACAGTGGTTCAGCGAGCATGAGACAttgttttcacacatggattggccactacAGAGTCCAGATCTTATGGATCTTTActtttgttatgttattatttagccatattttactatatgtgaactttggacacatttttactctgtataaagttcatacaagctgttaGAAACAGTCTTAGTGTTCCAAGACCTTCCACGGATACAGTGGCGCCAGCTGAGCCATGGACTTATCTACAATTTACGTAAACACATACGTGTAACAACTCCGAGGAAACCTTGAAAAACACCGTTCACTAGATGCAACTTGTATTTGGATGCTGACACGCTGTCAGTATGCCTGTTTTACCCTGTATGTACCAAATAAATCCTTCTTCTTTGAGACAATCCACTGGTTTCAGCTTGTCTTTGTGAAACAAACGACGACAATTAGCAATGTTATGAGTCCAAAACACTAGGTCAGCTGattacctgaatatactgaatgaccaagtCTGAACgtcagtagatttgtttgttcgCTGATgtcacagacatattccaagatgacaataacAGGATTCATCAGCGTCAGATTGTAAaacagtggttcagggagcatgagacatcattttcacacatggattggccactacAGAGTCCAGAGATTTCCTTCCACTTAGAGCTTTACTAGTCATTTGATGAAAATGACAGTATTTTCCACATACTGTATTATATTCAAAACCAAACCACACTTCATAGCATGCCATTCTTATAGGTTTATTGATATTAGAAACAGGAACATCCTGTATTAAATAATACCTTCAGGTAAATGCAAATCGAAGAGATGCGACTGTACACAGAGTCTCCTGGGACTGAGCACTAGACCAAGGAGACTAAACTGTGGGTATATGTACCTCCTCAGCTGTACAAACAGCAAGGCTATTATGTAGTTAATATGTATTTTCTGGGAGGATCCTCACCTGTAGCCCAGCAGCACAAAACACTAACTTGATTGCCTGTCTGAGAGATGAGCCTGAATCTCCCTCATTCCTTGTGGTAACTGACACGTCATCCAACAGACCTGTTTTGGCTTCACTGCCAAATACACAGGTCTTTATGACAGGAAAGCAAAGCCCACTAcctagaaaaacaaacaaacaaaaacattgacAGTGAGTAAAAGTTGTAAATTTAACTGGCACTATTTCCAAAAAATACATCTTAGTGTCATAAAGTCAGACCAGTTTCGAGATAATTGGTGCGTTTGAAGTAGCTAATGAGCAGGTAGCCAGGAATAATGATCGTGGAATATCCCAGCATGTTGACGAGGAAGCGAAAGAGCCACACATCTTGCCAGCCTTCCAGCAGTGACGACTCCTCTTGTGAAGCCACAGTGGAAGGGAAGAGAAGCAAAACCAGTGCAGGCCAAATCCTACAGGGAGATAAACAGGACATTAGGTCACAAACGTAAATATGAGAAGGAGAAACAATCAATCTGCAGTGTGATTTTGATAAACAGGATGGTAAAGTCCCCCTTCATTTGTGCAATTAGTGGAGCAGAAATGCAGCATTTTTCCCACACAATAGAAGCTGAAAACAGGTTGGACGTAGTCATGTTACACGCTACAGGGTGGATCTTCCAGAACAACATGACCCGCTTATGTTGAACAGATGTGCAGAAATGATAAACCTCATCTAAGACTACAAATACTGGCTGTTTTTTTATGAATACATTTGTTTTATTCAGTCATAACACATAAGTTAAATATTATCAGTCAACAAAATCACCAGTATGTGTATTAAACAGTACCTGAACAGGCTCATGCACAACAAAATGCTTACATTCTATAGTCTTATAAATTTAAGATACCCTACAAAAtgcacaagacagacaaaataaCTGCACAacataattattcaacttaaaaaATAGATATGcaaatttgggggaaaaaagtgAATTACACAGTGTTAAAagtattttggctttttttttgtcaaataatgAATTGATGTACAGTAGTGTTTGAGAATGTTGAAAAAGCAGAGTCCTCAAAAGCTGCAATCCTTCTAATCCTTTTTCCTATAATAATACTTGAACTTTTATGCTCAGTTTTAAAAATAGTTGGTAATGAACTTAATGGCTGAATGATATTTGATAAATCAAGTAGGCCTAATCATTGCAGCATTATCAATATCTCCCACTGCTAAAGACCCCAGATAACACTGACAACTCCTGCACACCTGAGACGAAACCTGAGTGTCCATGAAAAAGGTGTGTTCCTTGCTGTCGTGGCAGTGAATATTCATCCTATTCAGAGCGAGGCCAGGCCTCCTCCCAGGGGGCCTGTGGGCCTGACTCACACAGAGCCCTCTTTGTGTGGGACTCTGCCGCTGTCTGGCCTGTCAGAAGCCCACTGCAGCTCAACCTGGGCTCTGAACAAGCAGCTTATTAGATGGAGGAATGCACTGCACTGACTCTGCAGTCAACCGGCAGGCTGctgcaccacaaacacacacacagagccctGCCAAGGTTTACCTGACGGGATAATGGCTGCTTGTGACAGGCCGAGTGCCATGCATGAAAATACATCTCAAAGATAAACAACAACGGATTCTCTTATTAAAGATAAAACTAATTTGACCAAATACCTCACAGAAACTGCACATAAAGCATCTGTGCATTTTTTCCACTGGGATTTACCTTCTATCCTTATGTTATGCATTCTAATGTCATCTTTAGTTTATCACAGTGGGTTTCATTTACAATCTTATgtcacacatactttttttttttgctatcagTTTTGCTATCAGTTGCTAAGTTCATTTTTTTGTCTATGGACATACTTGGTGAATGCAGTTTCTTTTTTATACAGGACTCtgagctttgttttgtttttttgggaggAGGCCAAACCCAAATTATATTTCGTGACACACCCTTTCACTTTGATAAGCAAACAGTATGGTTGTCTTATCTATCTTTAGCTATTTGCTGCTTAGTTATTTGATTGTTTAAtaacagtaaaattatataaaacataataaagtaGGGCtacaatattatcattattattagtagtagtagtagtattagtagctaTTAACCAACCCATATAACTAATATGCACTAGTTGCTGAAAAGAGTTAGAAAACATGATTTATTAACAAGCATTACTGTTTACCAGACATGAATAATAGCTTTATTACTTCTGCAAAACTTACTTTTCCACTTCTGTGTTGATTTGTTAGCAGTCAATACACAAAAGGGTGGATTTCTCGTTTACAAACCATATATTAACGTAACACCACTGGACAACAATGACCAAAATACATCACAAATAACATCTTTAAGCACATAAACATATGTATACGTTAACATTTAGGGTGTCACAGATGCCTAGTCCTGGTTCCACTTAGTAACTTCAGACAGTATCTTGTTCTTAACGGTCCACAAAAGCATCGTGACAGTTAATATAATGGTATTAATAGCTCTCTGTTGTATCAATTTCCGGTCAGCTAATCTCTCCCACACTACAAGCAAATTCTTaacatttcattttttccagttaGCTCTTTCTGCTGTGAACGTTACCTCCATGAAAAAGATGGCATTTTCCCCACACACTGTGGCCCGACACCTGGCTCAGCACAGCCGCCCAAACACTCAAACGTCCCCGCTGGAACAGAGCA
It contains:
- the slc35b2 gene encoding adenosine 3'-phospho 5'-phosphosulfate transporter 1, with the protein product MPSFSWRIWPALVLLLFPSTVASQEESSLLEGWQDVWLFRFLVNMLGYSTIIIPGYLLISYFKRTNYLETGSGLCFPVIKTCVFGSEAKTGLLDDVSVTTRNEGDSGSSLRQAIKLVFCAAGLQVSYLTWGVLQERVMTRSYGTSAEEEGERFKDSQFLVFMNRILALTVSGLWCVMFKQPRHGAPMYKYSFASLSNILSSWCQYEALKYISFPTQVLAKASKVIPVMLMGKIVSRKSYEYWEYLTAVLISVGVSMFLLSSTTGKHPSTVTTFSGIIILIGYIVFDSFTSNWQDNLFKYKMSSVQMMFGVNLFSCLFTVGSLLEQGAFFDSLAFMTRHSEFALHAVLLSVCSACGQLFIFYTINQFGAAVFTIIMTLRQAIAILLSCFLYGHAITLVGGFGISIVFLALFLRVYARSRMKAGRRSAQPLAQKV